The stretch of DNA GGTTCCTCTGTGTGAGACTTTTGAGGGCCTGTCTTGGTAGAGTGAGTTTCAGTTTTGGTGCAGGGACAAAACACATAGAGAGAGCTGTACGTTGGGacacatacacatacacaGACTACAAATGTCAATACCAATTAAGTTGCTGCAAGAGGCACAGGGCCATATTGTCGACTTGGAACTGCATACGGGCGAGACTTACCGGGGCCGGCTCATTGGGAGCGAGGATAACATGAATGTCCAGCTGGGGGATGTCACAGTCACGAAAGTCGACGGCTCGCGGACCACGATGGAACATGTGTTCGTGAGAGGTTCGCAGGTCCGTTTCTTCACACTCCCGGACATGCTGAGGAACGCTCcgctgttcaagaaggcGGAGAACCAGTCGAGGGCTCCGCCTCCAGTGAGAGGGCCCAAAAGAAGGTGACTTGTACACATGGGATTTATATTTCTCGGTGTGCCCTCTCCCCCACCCGGGATCGAGCCATACGTATATACGTTTATATATAAGCGAAACTAGTTCTGCATACTGAGCCTGTCTTCCGGTCTCGAGCTACCTTGTGGTGCGACTGACCGTCGTGTTCTCGTACAATTCGTTGAACTCCTCGATATCGGACCGAATCTGCGTGTTCGTGGTCGAAAGAGCGGTGAGTGTCTTGTTCATCGCGGTCTGCAACGTCCGCACCTCCTCTAGCAACTCTCTCAGGGAACGTTCCTGCCCAGCACCGTCCATTGGACCCTGTAATGGACTGTTCCTGGACCCCTTCAAGAGCCTTAAACCCTCTGCGACGTATGGTGAATAAAAGTTTTCACTTGGGCGTCGATGCTCCGATGTTCTGATGCTCTGATGGAATCAGTTCTGCCAACTCTCACGGTGCTGTGTTTGCTATGACCCATCAGGAACCTCTACTACAACACGCTAGTGTTGTCGATGGCTGGTTCAGAGAGGTCAATGACGTCGGGTTCCCCGGGCAAGCCTTCGCTCTACGGGTCAAACGGATTCTTTACACTGGACGCAGCGCGTTCCAGGATATCCTTGTGTTCGAGTCCACGGACTTTGGCAACGTGCTTGTCCTCGACGGAATCATCCAATGCACGGAACGGGACGAGTTTGCTTACCAGGAGATGATTGCCCATGTACCTCTGTATTGCCACGAAACCCCACGGAGAGTGCTTGTCATTGGCGGCGGAGACGGCGGTGTCGTTAGAGAGGTCCTCAAACACTTCTGTGTGGAGCATGTCACACTTGTCGAGATTGACGAGACGGTGATCGAGttgtccaagaagtttcttcCTGGGATGAGCGTTGCCCTCAATGGGGGGGACGACCGGTTCGAATTGAAACTGTGCGACGGGTTCCAGTACCTGAGAGACACACCCGCGGGCACGTTCGACGTCATCATCACGGATTCTTCGGACCCTGAGGGCCCCGCGGAGGCGTTCTTCCAATCGGAGTACTTCAAATTGCTTCATCAGGCGCTCGCACCGGAGGGCATCGTCATTGCTCAGGCCTCAGAGAACGTTTGGTTGAACCTCAATTACCTCGGCCGGCTGATGGAAACGGCCCGTGGAGTCGTTCCCCNAACGTTAATTACTGACTACACAATCGGTCCCAGTTACCACCGNTCGGGCCAGCTCGGTCTTGTCGTGTGCAGTAAAGACAGCTCGTTACAGCTCACAGACCCTGCAAGAGTACCAACTGAGCAGGAGCAAACCAAGCTGAAATACTACAACAGGGCCATACATGGAGCATCATTCGTGCTCCCTACTTGGGCCAGAGCACCTCTCGAGGGCTCGAAGCAGCTGGAATCCTGCCTATAAATATATGCTGATACTGCATATGTAGACCTTCTATAGACTATTGTACCATACTTACTTTACCCTAGAGGCAACGCGCGCATCGCATCACCCGAATATACTGTCTATGGCagatttcttcttctttggcttcctcttcttcgtcttaGTCTCTCGACTCTTTGTGGCCGGTACAGTCGGCGACGGCGGCGTTCTAGAGGAGGTGACTTCTGTCATAAGTAAATTCAACTCGACACCAAGCTCTTCAGTGGTCGGCTGCGAGGGGGTTACGGGTTGTATCTGCGACGATGTAACCCTACGTTTACACGCAAGGGCCTTAAACTGTTCGGTGAACTCGTCCGTGATCTGGTTGTAAAGAGCAAACACTCTGCTGAGAAGCCCTACTAGAACGACACCCAGAGTGACAAACTGGTTCAAAGCAATGACGCCGTTGAAAGCGTAATACGTCTGCGGTAACTGCTTTCTGAGAGACCCCAAAAGCCGGTACATGCGCACCACATGGGGGTCACCTCGCATGAGTTCGCGAAGAACAGCATCGcagttcctcttcaacatATTGAAACGGTTCCACCATCGCGCACTCTGGTGCTGGTTCCGGTTCCGGTGGTAGACCAGCTGTATCAGTCGATACTCCTGCTGCAATGACGCCAGCACGTCTCGAGATACGGCCATTGGGGTGCGCGGGCGTTTGCGTTGGGCAAATCTCCACATGCTCATCGAGAGAAGGGCATCTCTAGTATTTAAATATACGTTAATGTAATTTCGATCAAAGCGGCTCAGTATGGGGGAGCGGAGGGGACAGGATAACGGACCGACGCAGGGCGATCTAACAATGGAGGTTTACGATAGACCTCCGCCATACTCTGCAACTGACTTTGAGAAGAACTCGCCACCGGTACCTCCAAGAGGTGCTCCGGAAGTGCCCCCCAGAACACATGAAACTTCGCCCCCTGTTCCTCACAGGAATTACAACGTAGAGTCTTCGTCGGGCAAGACGAGTCTGCCAACTGCAGATCCAACGATGTTTTTCACAGGGAGATCCCACTTGGTACCGCTCCCTGCGAACGTGTCACGTCCCACGCAGACCAACAAGTTCTACGGGAATATGCTATTAGGAACGCAAAGACAGCCAGTCTGGACACATCCTTACTCGCTGTGGTATACCGGTGATGGCCTTGCATTTACACACATTAGAGAGGAGCAGAAGGTGTTGGGGGGTCCCGATGTCATCCCTCAGTACTATTTTTCCCCCGTTGGGATCAGATCCTTTATCCTAGGCGCTATGGAGTCCTCGGAACTGAACTTGCAAGTTGGGAAAACCACGCACATGTCCTGTGAAGTTACTCTATCCAACGGTGGCCCTGGTTACATTCGGGTGCCACTGGTTCAAGGGAGCGGCTTTATCACTGGAATATACAACAACTTTACACCAAAACTCAGTACCGCTGTCGGGTTCAGACAATTCAATGCAGTGAACTGGACCAACGACCTCGGCATCAAGAAATATCAAGTAATTTTGGAGGATGCCGTGACTTGGACAATATACTTGCAATCGACAGAACCAACTGTGGATTTAATCTTTTCGGACGCAAACACTATTGTCGCAAATCAGGCACCGGCCAACTGCACCTTGCAGGTAGTGGCTTCTACAAGCGGCAACATCGACCAGGCTGCAGGCTGCTACCCTGTTGGTTGCAATGTCACCACTAATGCTGTTTCCTCGGACAGCGCAAGTTACTCGCTTTCATACACTACTGAGGGTCACTCACAATCGGGTAAAACTTTGATGTATGCTATGCCACACCACCTCGATTACCTAGATTCGACGTTTGTAGACTCGTTTAGTGTGAACTTTCCCTTGGTCTCAACAGTATGTGGCACAATGGAAGGTTTCATCACCAATGAATTCAGCATGCAACAACTACCCTTGGTTTCCAAGTTGTCCTTTGAACCGTTTACGACGATTCCAGGACTGGATCAACCAAATTATAAGCCCGATGTATTGGCCAAAATTCTGGCAGCAGCACGTTCAGAAATTGCTAGCGCCAACGTCCCTGAGGAATCTAACCTGGACTCGATGTATTTTTCAGGTAAAGCACTGGCAAAGTATGCCTGGATGCTATACTGTTGCCATTTCATCTTAGGGGATGAGTCCCTGACACAACAACTGCTAAATTCATTGAAAGAAGCTATGAACCGATTCGTAACTAATCAACAAAAACTGCCTCTCATATACGACACCACATGGAAGGGGATCATATCATCAGGCGACAGTTCACAAGATTTTGGGAACTCGTACTACAATGACCACCACTTCCATTACTCGTATCATGTCATAGCGGCAGCAATTATCGTAAAGGTGGAGCTTTCTTTGAATAACAACGACTCCCCTTGGCTAGCGCAAAACAAAGATTGGGTCGAATTTTTGATTAGGGACTACGCCAATGCGTCTGCTGACGACCCTTTCTTTCCTCAGTTTAGATCCTTTGACTGGTTCAACGGACATTCTTGGGCAAAGGGACTTTTTGAGAGTGGGGACGGTAAAGACGAGGAATCAAGTTCTGAGGACGTGAATGCCTCATATGCACTGAAGCTTTGGGGAGAGGTCACCAAAAACAGCGATTTAGAGTTTCTCGGTTCAATCCAGCTATCCATCTTGGCCTCATCATTGAACCATTACTTTCTATACTCTGATGGTAATACCACTCTTCCCAAAAGCTTCATTCCAAATAAAGTTAGTGGAATCCTGTTCGAGAATAAAATAGACCATACGACGTATTTTGGGAATGAATTACAGTACATTCAAATGATCCATGCGATTCCCATTACTCCAGCTTCATCCTTCATTCGGACGCCAAAATTTGTTCGGGAAGAATGGGAGGAAAAGCTGGCACCCATTCTCAATAACGTCAACGATGGCTGGAAGGGAGTAATGATGTTGAACATGGCATTATTTGATCCAGCTGGTTCCTATGCGTTTTTTCTCAAGAGGGATTTAATTTTAGCTGGTTAGATGGTGGACAGAGTCTGACTTGGTCCTTGGCGTATTCTGGAGCTTTTATCTAATAATGTTATTATATTTGCATGGTCAACGCTGCTAAATAGATTACTACgtaatttttttaaattGCATTGCTTTACTCGTCAGAGTCGAGATGATACTTCTCGACCAGTTCGCTCATTCTCTTTAGCGATTTCGGTACCTTCTTTGCAACAAAAGGCTTTCTGTTAGGGGACTGTAATAGTGGATATCTTTGAGAATCTGGCGATGCAAGTTTTTCTGGTGTCCTTTCCCGTTCAGGTTCATCGCTCCGAGGGTTATTTCGGTTAATAAAGGGATTTTGGATACTTGGCGTAGAAGATCGCCATGATCCATTCTTACTAATCCGTgttgaaaattttgataAGGAGTGGTTCTCAGTATGAACACTGTCGCCAGATTGTACGTTTTTGCTCTCATCTGCCGACGATTTCTTGGTGGAGGCAAAAAGGGGGATGGTAGGTGTGgacttgaaagtgaaagGGCTCCTTCTGTGGCCCAGAGATAACTCTGGTTGattttcaattctttcaTTTGTCTCAGATTGTTTTGATTATTTCCTTATCTAGTCTGTTGGCTGAGTCTCTTTCTGTTGGCAGTCGTATTCCTGAATTTAACCGACcactttttattttatcgACCCAATTTTTAAAACTAACTTCAGGTTTTGATGACCCTGACCTCTCGATGGAATTGGGTAAAGGCCTGGACAAAATTGCGTCTGTAGGAAAATGGGCATATGTATTCAATGATGTTACTAATGGGCTGGAGAAATTAACGGACTTTTTCTGCATT from Huiozyma naganishii CBS 8797 chromosome 1, complete genome encodes:
- the KNAG0A02820 gene encoding uncharacterized protein (similar to Saccharomyces cerevisiae YLR146W-A; ancestral locus Anc_8.356), whose translation is MDGAGQERSLRELLEEVRTLQTAMNKTLTALSTTNTQIRSDIEEFNELYENTTVSRTTR
- the SPE4 gene encoding spermine synthase (similar to Saccharomyces cerevisiae SPE4 (YLR146C); ancestral locus Anc_8.354), with the translated sequence MTHQEPLLQHASVVDGWFREVNDVGFPGQAFALRVKRILYTGRSAFQDILVFESTDFGNVLVLDGIIQCTERDEFAYQEMIAHVPLYCHETPRRVLVIGGGDGGVVREVLKHFCVEHVTLVEIDETVIELSKKFLPGMSVALNGGDDRFELKLCDGFQYLRDTPAGTFDVIITDSSDPEGPAEAFFQSEYFKLLHQALAPEGIVIAQASENVWLNLNYLGRLMETARGVVPXTLITDYTIGPSYHRSGQLGLVVCSKDSSLQLTDPARVPTEQEQTKLKYYNRAIHGASFVLPTWARAPLEGSKQLESCL
- the RMP1 gene encoding Rmp1p (similar to Saccharomyces cerevisiae RMP1 (YLR145W); ancestral locus Anc_8.353): MSMWRFAQRKRPRTPMAVSRDVLASLQQEYRLIQLVYHRNRNQHQSARWWNRFNMLKRNCDAVLRELMRGDPHVVRMYRLLGSLRKQLPQTYYAFNGVIALNQFVTLGVVLVGLLSRVFALYNQITDEFTEQFKALACKRRVTSSQIQPVTPSQPTTEELGVELNLLMTEVTSSRTPPSPTVPATKSRETKTKKRKPKKKKSAIDSIFG
- the ACF2 gene encoding endo-1,3(4)-beta-glucanase (similar to Saccharomyces cerevisiae ACF2 (YLR144C); ancestral locus Anc_8.352) — encoded protein: MGERRGQDNGPTQGDLTMEVYDRPPPYSATDFEKNSPPVPPRGAPEVPPRTHETSPPVPHRNYNVESSSGKTSLPTADPTMFFTGRSHLVPLPANVSRPTQTNKFYGNMLLGTQRQPVWTHPYSLWYTGDGLAFTHIREEQKVLGGPDVIPQYYFSPVGIRSFILGAMESSELNLQVGKTTHMSCEVTLSNGGPGYIRVPLVQGSGFITGIYNNFTPKLSTAVGFRQFNAVNWTNDLGIKKYQVILEDAVTWTIYLQSTEPTVDLIFSDANTIVANQAPANCTLQVVASTSGNIDQAAGCYPVGCNVTTNAVSSDSASYSLSYTTEGHSQSGKTLMYAMPHHLDYLDSTFVDSFSVNFPLVSTVCGTMEGFITNEFSMQQLPLVSKLSFEPFTTIPGLDQPNYKPDVLAKILAAARSEIASANVPEESNLDSMYFSGKALAKYAWMLYCCHFILGDESLTQQLLNSLKEAMNRFVTNQQKLPLIYDTTWKGIISSGDSSQDFGNSYYNDHHFHYSYHVIAAAIIVKVELSLNNNDSPWLAQNKDWVEFLIRDYANASADDPFFPQFRSFDWFNGHSWAKGLFESGDGKDEESSSEDVNASYALKLWGEVTKNSDLEFLGSIQLSILASSLNHYFLYSDGNTTLPKSFIPNKVSGILFENKIDHTTYFGNELQYIQMIHAIPITPASSFIRTPKFVREEWEEKLAPILNNVNDGWKGVMMLNMALFDPAGSYAFFLKRDLILAG
- the SMD3 gene encoding mRNA splicing protein SMD3 (similar to Saccharomyces cerevisiae SMD3 (YLR147C); ancestral locus Anc_8.358), with the translated sequence MSIPIKLLQEAQGHIVDLELHTGETYRGRLIGSEDNMNVQLGDVTVTKVDGSRTTMEHVFVRGSQVRFFTLPDMLRNAPLFKKAENQSRAPPPVRGPKRR